From Camelina sativa cultivar DH55 chromosome 7, Cs, whole genome shotgun sequence, one genomic window encodes:
- the LOC104702426 gene encoding chlorophyll a-b binding protein of LHCII type 1-like, with protein sequence MALFQEKLSLSSSYSSFHSLPRLVVPKPHTSRVAVTRSRSICRASWQELAGVLVFSAIPFTAVKAIANSSLGESLRRRLEEKKKEAVENSSRFKAKAQKARTDSKWYGEERPRWFGPIPYDYPPYLTGELPGDYGFDIAGLGKDRLTFDKFFNLEILHARWAMLAALGALIPEIFDLTGAFHFSEPVWWRVGYSKLQGETLDYLGIPGLHLAGSQGVIVIVICQVLLMVGPEYARYCGIEALEPLGIYLPGDINYPGGRLFDPLNLSEDPVGFEDLKVKEIKNGRLAMVAWLRFYSQAAFTGKGPVQNLVDHVSDPLHNNLVAMLLQT encoded by the exons ATGGCTCTGTTTCAAGAAAAGCTGTCACTGTCCTCAAGTTATTCGTCGTTTCATTCTCTTCCGAGGTTAGTCGTTCCCAAGCCTCATACTAGTAGAGTCGCCGTGACAAGGTCCCGTTCGATTTGCAGAGCGTCGTGGCAAGAG cttgcCGGAGTGTTGGTTTTCTCGGCGATACCTTTCACGGCGGTTAAAGCAATCGCGAACAGCTCATTGGGAGAATCTTTGCGGCGGAGattggaagagaaaaagaaagaagccgTTGAGAATTCTTCAAGATTCAAAGCTAAAGCTCAAAAGGCTAGAACCGACAg CAAGTGGTATGGAGAAGAACGTCCCCGTTGGTTTGGTCCAATCCCATATGATTACCCTCCATACCTTACAGGAGAACTTCCAGGGGATTATGGATTCGACATTGCTGGACTTGGCAAGGATCGTTTGACTTTTGATAAGTTCTTCAA CTTAGAAATACTTCATGCTCGTTGGGCCATGCTTGCAGCGTTGGGTGCTCTGATCCCTGAAATATTTGATCTCACGGGAGCTTTCCATTTTTCTGAACCTGTATGGTGGCGAGTTGGTTACTCGAAGCTTCAG GGAGAAACGTTGGACTACCTGGGCATTCCAGGGCTGCACTTAGCTGGAAGCCAAGGTGTCATTGTAATCGTCATTTGTCAAGTACTCTTGATG GTAGGACCGGAATACGCAAGATACTGTGGCATTGAGGCGTTAGAGCCACTGGGAATATACTTGCCAGGGGACATAAACTATCCCGGAGGGAGGCTTTTTGATCCCTTGAACCTCTCTGAGGACCCGGTAGGTTTTGAAGATCTTAAGGTTAAAGAGATTAAAAACGGGAGACTAGCTATGGTCGCGTGGCTTAGATTCTATTCACAGGCTGCTTTCACTGGAAAAGGTCCTGTACAAAATCTTGTTGACCATGTCTCTGATCCTTTACATAACAATCTGGTAGCCATGCTTCTTCAGACATGA
- the LOC104704913 gene encoding glutathione S-transferase T3-like codes for MDPNDYMNLYCPTSGYLNLLQSQLDTQNLDYSSSLSPCSEAPSSHASPQENRKSRQAWLPTDDIMLVSAWLNTSKDPITSNQQRLASFWGRIAKYFAFCLNVFGRPKREASHYKQRWGRINDLVCKFVGCYEAVTREKSSGQNEDDVMKLAHQIYLNDHGQKFTLEHAWRDLRYDQKWCASTLIKGNGVKRGRASIDGSEQDAHHPIDVDVPLPRPPSVKAAKGKSKKSSNTQPIDVEEDGKAYLEFQLD; via the coding sequence ATGGATCCAAACGATTACATGAATCTATATTGTCCCACCTCTGGCTATTTGAATCTGTTACAAAGTCAACTTGATACCCAAAACCTCGattactcttcttctctaagtCCATGTTCTGAAGCTCCATCTTCACATGCATCCCCACAAGAAAACCGCAAGTCAAGGCAAGCATGGTTACCAACAGATGATATCATGTTGGTCAGCGCTTGGCTCAACACTAGCAAGGATCCGATTACTTCCAACCAGCAAAGACTTGCATCCTTTTGGGGGAGGATTGCAAAATACTTTGCATTTTGTCTGAATGTTTTTGGTCGGCCAAAGAGAGAGGCGAGTCACTATAAGCAGAGGTGGGGGAGGATAAATGACTTGGTGTGCAAGTTCGTTGGATGTTATGAGGCTGTAACTAGGGAGAAGTCTAGTGGAcagaatgaagatgatgtgatGAAGTTAGCACATCAGATATACCTTAATGATCATGGACAGAAGTTTACCTTGGAGCATGCATGGCGAGACTTAAGATACGATCAAAAATGGTGTGCCTCCACACTTATTAAAGGAAATGGAGTGAAAAGGGGAAGAGCGAGTATTGATGGGTCTGAACAGGATGCACACCATCCGATTGATGTGGATGTACCATTGCCCCGTCCTCCTAGTGTTAAGGCTGCCAAGGGGAAGTCCAAAAAAAGCTCTAACACCCAACCGAttgatgtggaggaagatggGAAAGCTTACTTGGAGTTTCAGTTGGATTGA